A genome region from Maylandia zebra isolate NMK-2024a linkage group LG6, Mzebra_GT3a, whole genome shotgun sequence includes the following:
- the LOC101482110 gene encoding fibroblast growth factor-binding protein 1, which translates to MKAMWHASSSTRRSFTHSNTSHCRWKVTLLKHIMLLLKASAPWLLLAFLGQLVSLSCGARKSDRAVSKLGVAGGRGKFSTKERMQCTWVASEVRDAVQLLVKCENPEARVTGGIADLRCEYNAKPRGCPGYLSEPLNFWKQVARALKRLQGKVCKDERALVRAGMCKRAPRSAHFKLDISSSRVSAQSGDPGTQPPSPPPSSHSTSTATTACTRRRADHGKTAEEYCGSSWASVCSFFLSMMQSDEDC; encoded by the exons ATGAAAGCCATGTGGCACGCCAGTAGCAGCACAAGAAGAAGTTTTACGCACAGCAACACTAGCCATTGTCG GTGGAAAGTTACTCTGCTGAAACACATCATGCTGCTACTAAAGGCTTCAGCTCCCTGGCTGCTGCTGGCTTTCCTCGGACAGCTGGTCTCTCTGTCCTGCGGTGCCCGAAAATCGGACAGAGCCGTGTCCAAGTTGGGTGTAGCGGGTGGCCGGGGAAAGTTCTCCACAAAGGAAAGGATGCAGTGCACGTGGGTCGCCAGCGAAGTCAGGGACGCGGTCCAGCTACTGGTCAAATGCGAGAACCCGGAGGCGCGCGTCACAGGCGGGATCGCCGACCTGCGCTGTGAATACAACGCCAAACCCCGGGGTTGCCCGGGTTACCTGTCCGAGCCCCTAAACTTTTGGAAGCAGGTGGCACGCGCGCTTAAACGGCTCCAAGGTAAAGTGTGCAAGGACGAGCGCGCGCTGGTGAGGGCCGGGATGTGTAAGCGCGCGCCACGAAGTGCGCACTTCAAGCTGGACATCTCGAGCTCCCGTGTCTCCGCTCAGTCCGGAGACCCGGGGACTCAGCCTCCCTCACCGCCCCCATCATCTCACTCCACCTCCACTGCAACGACAGCGTGCACGAGGCGGCGCGCGGACCACGGCAAAACGGCTGAAGAGTACTGCGGCAGCTCTTGGGCCA